ACGAGGTCGACGCCCCGTTCGACGAGCCAGTGGCCGAACGCGACGAGCCGGTCGTCGGGGTACTCGACCCAGTTCGGCCCCCAGTGGACGGAGGCGACGACCAGATCCGGATCGGTCGCGTTCGCGCGGTCGATCGCATCTCCGACGATGCGACGCGTCTCCGGATCGTTCGGATCCATCCGTACGTAGGCCGTTCCGGGCCGATCCTCGGTCGCAGCGTACGTTGCGTAGTGATCCGCGAACGAGACGACGACGACGTCGACGTCGCCGATGGAAACCGTCGCTGGCGCGCGGGCCGCTGCCGGCGTCTCTCCGGCACCCGCCCGGTCGATCCCGCCCGCCTCGAGCGCGTCGATCGTGTCCCGTAGTGCGACCTGACCGTAGTCCATCGCGTGGTTGTTCGCCAGCGACGCGAATCGGACGTTCCCCGCCTCGAGCGCGGGGACCGCCCACTCGGGATCGGCTCGAAAGTAGTACGTCCGGTCGGGGAACCGTTCGCCCCGCGTCGACAGGCAACACTCGAGGTTACAGCAGACGCCGTCGAGGGACGCGAGGCGGGATCGAAGGTCGCCCCAGACGCCCGCGGGATCGACGCCGGCGCGTCGGTAGCGACCGTCGACGTTGCGGCCGAGCATCGCGTCGCCGGCGAATCCGATCGTCGTTTCGTGTCGCTCGTGGTCTTCGAACGCGGTCGGCTCGGCCATCGGCGCTGTGCATCCGGCCGACGCTGCGGTTCCGACGGCCGCGAGGAACGCTCGGCGGTGTCGGCTCATCGGTTCGACGACCGAGCGCGTGTCCCTTCCCTCACGTCTCGAGCCGAGGACCGGGCTTTCGGGACCGTCATTCGTCGGTCGCCACCGTCGCTGCGTCGACCGTTTCGGCCGCGAGCCGGTCGAACGTGGCCTCGCTCGCGACCAGATCGACGTCGACGCCGTTCGCCGCGGCCGTCTCGGCCGTCGGCTCGCCGATGACGCCGACGACGGCGTCCGCAAGCCCCTCGAGCGTCTCCTCGCGGATTCCACGGTCGGCCGCAGCCTCGAGCAAATGGTCGACCGTCAACGAAGACGTGAAACAGGCGGCGTCGAGCGCGCCCTCGGCTGCCAGGGACGCCGACTCGCCGCTGCCGTCGGGTCGAACCAGCCGGTAGAGAATCGTTTCGTGGACGTACGCGCCCGCGTCCGCGAGGCCCTCGAGCAACACTGGACTGCCGTGATCGCTGCGGGCGACTTCGACGCGCGCGCCGTCGACCATGGCTCGCGGCTCATCGCCGTCGTCTCGCGGTGGTTCGGAAGCCGCTTCGCGGCTTCCGTCATCACGAGACGGCTTCGCCGTCTCGAACGACTTCGCCGCGTGACTGTCCGCGGAACTCCGTTCCGCGCTACTCGCTCGTTCCGCGGAGCGTGGCTCCGCGCCCCCCTCGAGCGCCGCGACCAGCCCGCTCGAGGTGAACTCCTCGGGGACGAGATCGACGTCGTACCCTTCCTCGCGAAGCGCGTCGGCCGTCGCGGGACCGATCGCACAGACGGTTTCGCCGGTCGGTTCCCAGCCCGCATCGGAGACGAGCTCCGCGCCGGTCTTGCTCGTGAAGACGACGTAGTCGGCGTCGGTTCGGGGCGTCGCGCCGGTCGCCTCGACCGCGAGCATCGGATCGGGGACCGGGTCGGCTCCCAGCTCTGCGAGGAGGTCGACGGCTCGCTCGAGGCGATCGTCGTCGGGACGGAAGACGGCCACCGTGGGCGTGTCGCGCATTCGTTCACCCCTCCAGTTCGTTGTCGTTGCCG
This portion of the Natrinema salinisoli genome encodes:
- a CDS encoding CapA family protein, with the translated sequence MSRHRRAFLAAVGTAASAGCTAPMAEPTAFEDHERHETTIGFAGDAMLGRNVDGRYRRAGVDPAGVWGDLRSRLASLDGVCCNLECCLSTRGERFPDRTYYFRADPEWAVPALEAGNVRFASLANNHAMDYGQVALRDTIDALEAGGIDRAGAGETPAAARAPATVSIGDVDVVVVSFADHYATYAATEDRPGTAYVRMDPNDPETRRIVGDAIDRANATDPDLVVASVHWGPNWVEYPDDRLVAFGHWLVERGVDLVHGHSAHVVQGVERYEDGVILHDTGDIVDDYITKEDLRNDRSFLFEVGLEGGTLEELRLVPVVIDDRRVDRADADAAAWLQETMRDRSAPFETTYDRDGDDLVLSL
- a CDS encoding uroporphyrinogen-III synthase encodes the protein MRDTPTVAVFRPDDDRLERAVDLLAELGADPVPDPMLAVEATGATPRTDADYVVFTSKTGAELVSDAGWEPTGETVCAIGPATADALREEGYDVDLVPEEFTSSGLVAALEGGAEPRSAERASSAERSSADSHAAKSFETAKPSRDDGSREAASEPPRDDGDEPRAMVDGARVEVARSDHGSPVLLEGLADAGAYVHETILYRLVRPDGSGESASLAAEGALDAACFTSSLTVDHLLEAAADRGIREETLEGLADAVVGVIGEPTAETAAANGVDVDLVASEATFDRLAAETVDAATVATDE